Below is a genomic region from Triticum dicoccoides isolate Atlit2015 ecotype Zavitan chromosome 5A, WEW_v2.0, whole genome shotgun sequence.
GGTTACCAAAAATGTGTCACTAACTGCTCACTCATATAGCTTGACCTGATACACTAATTGCAGGAACTCCCTTTTGTACTCCTCAACAGTTCCCTTCTGTTTCAGAAGAAGCAGGGCCCTCATTGTTTCTCTATGCACATTCACATCAAATTTTGCGAGCGTCTCACGCGATGCGTGGAGAGGTGGCGGCGTGCGTCGATACTTTCCCACGCGCTGCGATTTGTGTGTGGTTCTGGGTGCTAAAAGTGTGGAAGGTGGATGCGTTGGCTGTCTCCTCAGAGGATTGGCGTTTTCGTTGTCATTTGCATCATTGTATGGGTATTATAGAGGATATATGCAACAGGTATGCTTGTCTGAATGCCTGATGTGGAAAGGTGGTAGCTTCAGTATATACATGCTCTGTTAGCTTGTCTCGGAGAGGCTAACTTCTAATTCCCCAGGACCACAAGTATTGGTTTTCTGCTCATGCTTTTTGTGAGTGTTTCGCCCATTCAGGAGATAACATTAGTGATTGGGCGCTCGAATGGCAGTGAGATTTTGAGCATGGCCAGTGATCCAAGTGAAATCAGATGAATTATGGTTTGCCAGGAGGCTGTAGGCAACTTGTTTCAGACTTAATAGTTACTTCTATGGTTGCTAGGGATTTGTGGTTGTAGGAGGCCTTGGTGCTGTTTTTGTGTTTGTAGGTAATGAGCCTGTTGGGGCACCGGAAAGGGTTAAAAATTTTAGCCAACAAACCGATGTCGTAGGTACATTTCATTAAATAAACCTGCTTAAGTTTGAAATGCGTAGTTTTCTCTGTCATATAATTTTTTCTATCGTTAAAAAAAAGAGGAGACAGTGAGATCACCAGCTAACTGTACATAAAGTCACTGGAAATGTAGAAAGATTGTGATTGGTGGATCCACTATGGCATCTTCAACTTCATTAGTTGTCAGGAAAAAATAATTAGGCTGGTTAGGTGTAGACGAGACCATTTGATTGTCATGAAATTAGTTTCACAATAATAATTTCtttgtaatactccctccgtccggaaatacttgtcggagaaatggatatatttttatccatttctccgacaagtatttccggactgaGGGAGTATTTCCTTAAAAGCTAATGGTTAAAATTGTGTATTGGAGATTGCAAAGCAGTTCGTCATCTATCTTTGGAAAGGAGCGAGAATTTTCAGTTATTCTTCTCTGATTTCTGTGTGTTTGAGCCTATTAAGGTTACTGTGAAAAACAGCCCTTCAGAAATTATCTGTAAAATCTTAATTGGTTCTTCCATTTTTGTGCTTCAACCATTGATTTATACCTTTGATCAGTTTGCAGAAAGTGCATATCTAAGGAGTTCATCGATAAGGAGATCTGCTACTGCCCTACTTGCAACATTGATTTAGGCTGTGCTCCAGAGGAGAAACTCAGGTTTGTCACAACCTACATATCACAAGCAGACGTTATTGTCTGTTTTTTAATAAACAACTTAAGCTTATGGTTCATGTCAATCAATTTTCTGTTCAGAGTTGATCACAGCCTACAATATGTGAGGTCAAAGATATTTCCTTCTAAAAGACGGAAGGTTGTGGACCAAGAAGCCATATCACCGGTCGAATCACCTGTCAAGAGAAAAGAAAGATCTCTATCTTCACTGTCAGTCCATGGTCCTCGGGTGTCTATACAGAAATGCCTCACAAAGAGGAGAACAAAAGCTTCGTGCTTACGCAGCTTGTCTTTGGTATGTAGCTTTTGTTTTAATCTGAAGGCTGTAATTTCGTAGCAGCACTATGTGACTACTTTGGGGCTAAAACATATCGGTTGACTTTATTCTATTGGGCACATCTTGGTTCTGAGCACTTCTTTATACATTGTATGTCTGGTATGCTAAATGAATAGAGCAAGAGGTCCTTTGATCCTTTGTTTGTTTGGTACCTGAAGTGTTTATGTGCATTTGAGGTTTCTTGTTTAATCATATAGGTCGTAATTGAGTAGCATCAACATTGACTGTGCAAGGGATCATACAAACATCGATTTAGTTAACTCTTTTCAATCAACCATGGTGAGATTTACGGTGTGTACACATGTACGTATCGGCTGGTGACATTAGGATAGTTGcacaacacggtctttgtgtttgtCTTGAACTCTTATTTGTTTTCTATACACATATGATGCACAGTGCCGTTAAAATTTGTGTTCGAACCTTAATGTCATTTATGAATGCATCAAATGCAATAACTGTTTGTGAGGAAGTATTGTCCACACCCTTCAGACCCTGCAATGTATGTATTGGTCAATGTTTGTTTGGGTTTCACTCTTTTTGAATGTATAAGTCATATCTGGTTAGTTATTCTTTTCGTGCTTTACATGATTTATATGCAGTATTCTACCTTGCAGGGCAATAAAGATGCAACAAAGAAAGTTGGAGGATGGAAACCTTTGGCCTCTCATATTAGAGTTGGTAAAAGTAAAAAATCTCTCAAATCAGGTTCCGAAGAGGACAATAGAACTGGAATCAAGTCTGATGATCCAGAGCATGGTGCTCCTTCCAATGAAGCAAAGGCTAGCCTCTTGAAACGCTTGTTGGAGTCTAAGGAACACCTGACAAAAAAGGAGAATCTAGTGAAGAAGACTGGAAGCAAGAAAGTGTTCACTCTGAAGGGGAAAAAGAAAATATTCAAGGCAAAACAACCTAGGAAAAAGAGAAGATTGCGAGCATTATGGTTCTATCTAGTGGCTGCTTTTGACCAGTAAGAAGCACTAGACTTATCTTACGACGTTTATTGTACTTTTTAAAGGAAACACAGGAATCATGCTTTTGTGTTTTCATTTGTTTCAGGAAGGGACAACCTCCTTTACCACAGCTACCTACGAAATTTTTGAGGATCAAGTGAGTTATCCAGGCTACTGTTTCATGTACAAACACAATATGTTAAGTTTGCGCTAACTTGCGCCTTTATCACATTGACCTAGGGATGTTGAATTGCCTGCTTCCTTCATACAAAAGTACCTTGTGCAGAAACTCAATCTTTCAAGTGAAGCTGAGGTATGTTTTCCCTTCTCCCAGTGTCAGTGATAAGCTAGACCTGAGAGAAAACTCAAATTATTGTTCCCAGCTTGGAGTCCGAATTTGTGTCGGACATCCTTTTGCCTCTTTTGGGCGTAATCACAAATCCCATTTATAGAATGAGAGAAGCATTTTCTCGGTTCATCAAAACCTCCTATCAAGTGATAGCTTTCAATATTTTTCATATGTATCGACCTATGGTGTGCTTGCAGGTGGAGTTGATGTGCGCTGGCAAGAAAGTGGACCCAGCAATCACCCTGCATGACATAACGGACTGCTATCTGGACAAAGGACCGAACGGTTGGGTGCGGTCGTCCGTGGGCTCCCCTGCCACCGGGTTCATCACGACGGTGTTCTACAGCAGGCCAGAGCTGCCCACACCCCcaacaccaccgccaccacctgaaAGTCACCATGGAGCGCCGCCTCATGTCTGAACCAGTTCGGCCTCACTCAGTCGTCTATTTCGGAGCCCTCTGGTTGGTGCCACATTGATGCCAACCTCGTGAGGCTCAGCTCGGCTCACCTCGCCTTGTGATATGTAGATAGATGTTCGGTCACATGCCTTGCGGGGATTCTGATTTGATCTGTtgttctttaccatttttctttacCTTGACGGAGTAGCTGTACCTATGCGGTTTGTAATCCTGTGTTGAGTTGTTCAGTGCTGCTGTAACTGGACTTGAAGCCTTTATGGTGTGCCTCTGTAATGTTTGTAGCACTATTTTTTACTGTAAGCTCTTGTACAAGTTGTCGTCGAACCGGAAATTTGGTTATATATGGAGTAGTGTATGGAGTACTGATATTGACTGATGGATACTGTGTTGCAAGTTACAAGTAATTTCTTTGGCCTTGTATCTCCAAATGGCCAATTTGTTGGCTGATGTCTTTTTAATGCATGACCTTGCATTTAAATAGCTACTCTAGTATACATAGAGCTAAATTGCTCTCCAATAAAGACATTACATAAGGCACAGGGCGGATACATCTGGCATATGGAAGCTGGACTGTTTATTATCCTATTGCTGCCCCATTGCTGAAACCTGAAAGGGCATGCGCAACATCATTACATGTTCTTGCACAGTACATGACTTTGAAATTCAGAAAGTGAAGTCTAGCAAAAGTCTTCACATCTTGAAAAATCGCGACGAAGTACAGCTTTCAGCCTCCATACCCTGCTTCAACTCCATATCATCAGTTTCCAGGAGCACCTTTGCCCATTCCCAACCCGCTGGCGATCGGAAGTGCTTCACCCGCAGCCTGAAACTCATATTTCCAGGAACTCCGCTGTCTTGTGTTTGATCATCATCCACACTACTTCTCCAGAATTTTTTTTGCCTTCGCCACTTCTCTGATTTTGTTGAGTTCATTCCACCATGTCCACATCAACAACACTATAATGCAAATTCTGTCCTCCTCCTTCATGCTGCAGATTCCTTCCATTCCATCAGACCATCGCCTCTCTAGCATTAATTTACTTTGGAGCTAGGGATCCCCCTTTGTTCTTCCAATCCACATTCTCTCCACACTTGCTTCACTAATTTGAACTTGAAAAACAGATGTCCGCGGTCTTCGAAATCCCTGTTGCACAGGAAACATGTTGGGTTCATATCCATCTTTGTTTGGAACAGTTAACTTTCCAGATACATGGCCAAGGTGGAGGCTTTTCTGCAACACTAGAGCTAGAGGGGCTCCCAGTATCACGATTAAGGTTTATCTTCATTATAGAGCCTGTAAGCAGATTTCACCGAGAATATATTGCCCCCATTTGTCATAGTGCTGAGCAAGCGAGCCTTCAAAATTCTCCCGCAAAGGAATTTATTTTATCACTTAAGAAATCATTCTTTTTTACCCAGCAAAACATGCATACGGAATATTTCCATTTCAGCACACGACGCATACACAATCAAGATCTCTCTAGTTCAGAATAAGATCACCTGAATGAcagtatatatatattatatataacctTATATCACCCTACATACAGTACATGATAAATCCCCCACCCTTCCGGACTGAATTCCGGAACCAGTTTATCACAAAGAGAAAAAGGAATCAAATGCCAGGAGAGAATCATCCTCCTATACCAATCTGTACACCCAACTTCTTCTGTCCAGGCATGCGGCTCCAGTCCAGGTAGCTAGAGCTTATCGGCGATCCTGCCAAGAGCATCGGCGAGCCTGCCGAGCACCACGGCGAGGCTGTTGGCCTGCTCTCTCCTCTCCTCGCGGTCGCGCTCCGAGTTCATGTTCTGCGCCTCCAGCTGCGCCGTCATGATCTGGCTGTTCCGCTCTAGGATCTCCAGCAGCTTGTCTGCTATGCCTTCTGCTCTGGGCTCACTGTCGTTGCCGGTTCGCTGTCTCTTCTGCCCGCTCTGCTGCAGAGTCGGTGAGCCTCCTGTCTTGGTGCTGCCTTGATGCCCTCCTTGCCTGTCTTTTGTTGTGCCTTGCTGTGCGCTCTGTTGCCTTGATGCCTCCGAATTCTCGGAAATCGGCAAGGCGATGACCGCCGGCGGTGGTGCCGGCGTCGCCTCTGGCGTCTCAGCATCTTCCTCCTCCGAGAAGAGGACCTCCTCCCCGGCGGGCCGGCCACTGTCAAACACGGTCTCCACTGCCACTGCCACTGCCACCTCCTTCCCCTTCcctctctcctcttcctcctcccccgtctcctcatcatcatcctcctccATGCGCACCACCCCTACTTCCTCCACGGCGGCACCACCACCGGAGCTGCTGCCGGCGACGACCCCCCGACCTCGACCTTCGAGTATGCCGTACACCTCGCGGTCGAAGAAGCCAGGGAGCCGGCGCTCCCGCCTCGCGTCGTTGCGCATGGCCCAGAACGAGGGCTCCCGCGCGCCGGCGGCCGCCCGCTCCCACTCCTTTATCTTCTTCCAGTCCCCAGCGAGGTTGCTCCACCGCTTCCGGCACTGCACGGCCCCCCTCTCCACGCCATGCCGCCGGCAGTACTCCGCGACGGCGGCCCACTTgggctccagcgccgccgccgccccctccccggttgccccggccgccgccgccgccgccaggcgcCCCCTCCCGCCGCGCACGCCGCCGCGGACTTCAACCATGCGCTTGCCCTCGATGAGCACCAGTATCTCCTGCCGCGTCCAGCGGGGCAGCCTCGGG
It encodes:
- the LOC119303570 gene encoding E3 ubiquitin protein ligase DRIP2-like isoform X1 yields the protein MQNAVLACPAPSGGGAGGDGGVGGAGVVMVKRAALVACLTCPLCRLLLRDAATITECLHTFCRKCISKEFIDKEICYCPTCNIDLGCAPEEKLRVDHSLQYVRSKIFPSKRRKVVDQEAISPVESPVKRKERSLSSLSVHGPRVSIQKCLTKRRTKASCLRSLSLYSTLQGNKDATKKVGGWKPLASHIRVGKSKKSLKSGSEEDNRTGIKSDDPEHGAPSNEAKASLLKRLLESKEHLTKKENLVKKTGSKKVFTLKGKKKIFKAKQPRKKRRLRALWFYLVAAFDQKGQPPLPQLPTKFLRIKDVELPASFIQKYLVQKLNLSSEAEVELMCAGKKVDPAITLHDITDCYLDKGPNGWVRSSVGSPATGFITTVFYSRPELPTPPTPPPPPESHHGAPPHV
- the LOC119303570 gene encoding E3 ubiquitin protein ligase DRIP2-like isoform X2, with translation MQNAVLACPAPSGGGAGGDGGVGGAGVVMVKRAALVACLTCPLCRLLLRDAATITECLHTFCRKCISKEFIDKEICYCPTCNIDLGCAPEEKLRVDHSLQYVRSKIFPSKRRKVVDQEAISPVESPVKRKERSLSSLSVHGPRVSIQKCLTKRRTKASCLRSLSLGNKDATKKVGGWKPLASHIRVGKSKKSLKSGSEEDNRTGIKSDDPEHGAPSNEAKASLLKRLLESKEHLTKKENLVKKTGSKKVFTLKGKKKIFKAKQPRKKRRLRALWFYLVAAFDQKGQPPLPQLPTKFLRIKDVELPASFIQKYLVQKLNLSSEAEVELMCAGKKVDPAITLHDITDCYLDKGPNGWVRSSVGSPATGFITTVFYSRPELPTPPTPPPPPESHHGAPPHV
- the LOC119303571 gene encoding trihelix transcription factor ASR3-like, with amino-acid sequence MSSAGDPAGAAAAAAPNPSVRAPRLPRWTRQEILVLIEGKRMVEVRGGVRGGRGRLAAAAAAGATGEGAAAALEPKWAAVAEYCRRHGVERGAVQCRKRWSNLAGDWKKIKEWERAAAGAREPSFWAMRNDARRERRLPGFFDREVYGILEGRGRGVVAGSSSGGGAAVEEVGVVRMEEDDDEETGEEEEERGKGKEVAVAVAVETVFDSGRPAGEEVLFSEEEDAETPEATPAPPPAVIALPISENSEASRQQSAQQGTTKDRQGGHQGSTKTGGSPTLQQSGQKRQRTGNDSEPRAEGIADKLLEILERNSQIMTAQLEAQNMNSERDREERREQANSLAVVLGRLADALGRIADKL